The following coding sequences lie in one Arachis hypogaea cultivar Tifrunner chromosome 9, arahy.Tifrunner.gnm2.J5K5, whole genome shotgun sequence genomic window:
- the LOC112710647 gene encoding germin-like protein subfamily 2 member 4 produces the protein MSTTKVVLIFVILTGAIFFALASDPEPLQDLCVALPNSGVRVNGFACKAESNVTESDFFFSGIGKPGVINNTVGSLVTTANVDKIPGLNTLGVSLARIDYKPGGINPPHTHPRATEVVFVLEGELDVAFITTSNKLISKKIKKGEVFVFPIGLVHYQKNNGDTLASVIAAFNSQLPGALSVASALFSSKPAVPDEVLAKTFQIDAKEVETIKTKFAPKTG, from the exons ATGTCTACTACAAAAGTTGTCTTAATCTTTGTCATTCTAACCGGTGCCATTTTTTTTGCCTTGGCTTCTGATCCTGAACCACTGCAAGACCTTTGTGTTGCTCTTCCCAATTCAG GTGTGAGGGTGAATGGATTTGCATGCAAGGCAGAGTCAAATGTAACAGAATCTGATTTCTTCTTTAGTGGCATAGGGAAGCCTGGTGTGATCAACAACACAGTGGGGTCTCTAGTTACCACAGCTAATGTAGACAAGATTCCAGGCCTCAACACATTGGGTGTGTCTCTTGCAAGAATAGACTACAAGCCCGGCGGTATTAACCCGCCGCACACGCACCCACGCGCCACCGAGGTTGTGTTTGTTTTGGAAGGTGAGTTAGATGTGGCTTTCATCACCACATCAAACAAGCTCATctcaaagaaaataaagaaaggtGAAGTGTTTGTGTTCCCAATTGGGCTGGTTCATTACCAGAAGAACAATGGGGACACGCTTGCATCAGTGATCGCTGCATTTAACAGCCAACTACCTGGCGCACTGTCTGTTGCTTCCGCCCTCTTCTCGTCAAAACCAGCTGTGCCTGATGAAGTTCTTGCAAAGACTTTTCAGATTGATGCCAAGGAGGTTGAAACAATTAAGACTAAGTTTGCTCCTAAGACgggttaa